One genomic region from Thermococcus sp. encodes:
- a CDS encoding mechanosensitive ion channel family protein: MVAPDKPLPYVGVTPIQIVTAIVILVVGWIVTKIITASFKRGLRKTRLPDLVVEFLTKFFSALLYVAVLLLAVRALGIGVGSVVLGLSAVIGLILGFGMQDTLTNLASGMWIVVLRPFDIGDVITVGGHTGKVTSIGIMNTELLTADNVFVAIPNRLVWGSPIINYTRMPTRRVSVDVGIAYGTDLDRAIKLAMELMKNHPKILSEPEPTVVITALADSSINLQLRAWTKTEDYWTVKGDLTRGIYELYTREGIEIPFPQMDVHIKEMPGQS; the protein is encoded by the coding sequence ATGGTAGCCCCTGATAAGCCGCTGCCCTACGTTGGTGTAACACCCATCCAGATCGTCACGGCAATTGTAATCCTGGTCGTCGGCTGGATTGTTACAAAGATAATAACAGCCTCCTTCAAGCGCGGGCTGAGGAAGACGAGACTCCCCGACCTCGTCGTGGAGTTCCTTACCAAGTTTTTCAGCGCCCTGCTGTACGTTGCCGTGCTGCTTCTCGCGGTCAGGGCCCTTGGAATTGGAGTTGGTTCAGTAGTGCTGGGCCTCTCCGCGGTGATAGGCCTCATCCTGGGCTTCGGGATGCAGGACACACTCACGAATCTCGCCTCTGGTATGTGGATAGTCGTACTGAGGCCCTTCGACATCGGAGATGTGATCACGGTAGGAGGGCACACCGGAAAGGTCACGTCGATTGGCATTATGAACACAGAGCTTCTGACGGCAGACAACGTTTTTGTCGCGATACCCAACAGGCTCGTCTGGGGCAGCCCCATAATCAACTACACGAGAATGCCAACCAGAAGGGTAAGTGTTGACGTTGGCATTGCCTACGGCACCGATCTCGACAGAGCGATAAAGCTGGCGATGGAGCTCATGAAAAATCACCCCAAAATCCTCAGTGAACCTGAGCCAACGGTAGTTATAACCGCCCTCGCCGACTCTTCAATAAACCTCCAGCTGAGGGCCTGGACGAAGACCGAGGACTACTGGACTGTAAAAGGCGACCTCACCAGGGGCATCTACGAACTCTACACTAGGGAGGGAATAGAGATACCCTTCCCGCAGATGGACGTCCACATCAAAGAGATGCCAGGGCAAAGTTAG
- the ribH gene encoding 6,7-dimethyl-8-ribityllumazine synthase has translation MEVRTFEGGFDGKGLRMAVVVGRFNDLLTGEMLEGALDCFRRHSVDAVDVVKVPGSFEIPFVAKKLAESGRYNAVLALGAVVRGETKHFDLVASEVAKGVANVSLQTGVPVIFGVITVEDELQGLNRAGIKANKGFEYAMAALEMANLMRKLRD, from the coding sequence ATGGAGGTTAGAACCTTTGAGGGCGGTTTTGACGGAAAGGGCCTTAGGATGGCGGTTGTCGTAGGGCGCTTCAACGACCTCCTCACAGGGGAGATGCTTGAAGGGGCTTTGGACTGCTTCAGGAGGCACAGCGTCGATGCAGTTGACGTCGTAAAAGTTCCAGGTTCCTTCGAGATACCTTTCGTTGCCAAAAAACTCGCCGAAAGCGGAAGGTACAACGCGGTTTTAGCGCTTGGAGCCGTCGTCAGGGGAGAAACGAAGCACTTCGACCTCGTTGCCAGCGAAGTTGCAAAGGGCGTCGCCAACGTTTCCCTCCAGACTGGAGTCCCGGTAATCTTTGGTGTCATAACCGTTGAGGACGAACTCCAGGGTCTCAACAGGGCAGGTATAAAGGCCAACAAGGGCTTCGAGTACGCCATGGCGGCGCTTGAGATGGCCAACCTGATGAGGAAGCTGAGGGACTGA